GAGCCCGGACGCAGGCCGTCGCCCAGCGAGAAGCTGACGTCGTAGGCCTTCATGATTTCGCAGATCTCGTCGAAGTGCGTGTACAGGAAGTTTTCCTTGTGATGCGCCAGGCACCACTTGGCCATGATCGAGCCGCCACGGCTGACGATGCCGGTGACGCGCTTGGCGGTCAGCGGCACATAGCGCAGCAAGACGCCGGCGTGGATGGTGAAGTAGTCCACGCCCTGCTCGGCCTGTTCGATCAGGGTGTCGCGGAACAGCTCCCAGGTCAGATCCTCGGCAACGCCATTGACCTTTTCCAGGGCCTGGTAGATCGGCACGGTACCGATCGGTACCGGCGAGTTGCGGATGATCCACTCGCGGGTTTCGTGGATGTGCTTGCCGGTGGACAGGTCCATGACCGTGTCCGAGCCCCAGCGGATGCCCCAGGTCAGCTTGGCCACTTCTTCCTCGATGGAAGACCCCAGGGCGCTGTTGCCGATGTTGCCGTTGATCTTCACCAGGAAGTTGCGGCCGATGATCATCGGCTCCAGCTCGGTGTGGTTGATGTTGGCCGGGATGATCGCGCGACCGCGGGCGATCTCCTCGCGGACGAACTCGGGGGTGATCTCTTTCGGAATGCTGGCACCGAAGCTGTGCCCGGCGTGCTGCTGGTTCAGCAGGCCGGCGGCGCGGGCTTCCTGCAGCTTCATGTTCTCGCGGATGGCGACGTATTCCATCTCGGCGGTGATGATGCCCTGGCGCGCGTAGTGCATCTGCGAAACGTTGGCGCCGGCCTTGGCCCGGCGCGGGTTGCGCACGTGGGCGAAGCGCAGCTTGGCCAGCTCGGCGTCGTTCAGGCGCTGCTGGCCGAAGTTCGAGCTCAGGCCATCCAGGCGCTCGGTGTCGCCACGTGCGTCGATCCACGCCGAGCGCACATCGCCCAGGCCCTTGCGCACGTCGATGATGACATTGGGGTCGGTGTACGGGCCGGAAGTGTCATACACCAGCACCGGGGCGTTCTTTTCGCCGCCGAAGTCGGTGGGGGTGTCGTGCAGGCTGATCTCGCGCATGGGCACGCGGATGTCGGGGCGCGAACCTTCGACATAGACCTTGCGCGAATTGGGTAGCGGTTGCACGGACTGTTGGTCGACTTGGGCCGACTCGCTCAGACTGATCGTTTTTTCTTGTTTGCTCATCACAGGCTCTCCAGACAGCTTCCTAGCGGGCGGAATGTCGGGGTGAACCTGAAAGGCGCGGACGCACCCGTGTTGACGGGTGCAGTGCCGGACAAGGGGTGCCGTGGGCTGCAAGCAGCTGTGGCGATCCCGGACCTGGCACAAGAGGCTCCCGGGACATGAGAGCAATCTTGTTCCCTACGCAGGCGCTAACCTGATCAGGTTCAACGGGATCCGCAACTTTGCGATCTCAGCCTTTGCATCAAGGCACCCCGACAAGAACCTGCGCAGTCTAGACTGGAGTGGTCGACAAAGCCAAGCGGGTAAAACCCTGGCGTGATAAATGGCGCAGGTGGCGGATTGTTGATGGCGGCGCACGGCACTACACTGGCGTGCTCGATACCCGACAGTACAGTAAATACATCTTGATCAAGGATTGCCCTATGCTGCGCAAACTCTCACTGGCGATTGCCGTGTCTTGTGCGTCCAACGGAGTGGCCTGGGCAGTGGATACGCCCACGACGGTGAAGACCGACCTGGTCAGCGTCTACCAGGAAGCGGTGGACAACAATGCCGACCTGGCCGCCGCCCGCGCCGACTACGGTGCCCGCCGCGAGGTGGTGCCCCAGGCCCGCGCCGGCTTGCTGCCCAATCTTTCGGCAGGCGCCGAGATGATGAATACCCGCACCAAGCTCGACGAACCGTCGGTCACCTCCAACCGCAGCGGCAATGCCTGGAGCGCCACCCTGGCGCAGCCAATCTTCCGCGCCGACCGCTGGTTCCAGTTGCAGGCTGCCGAGGCGGTCAACGAGCAGGCCGCGCTGGAATTGTCGGCCACCGAGCAGAACCTGATCCTGCAAAGCGCCGAGAACTACTTCGCGGTGCTGCGCGCCCAGGACAACCTGGCCTCGACCAAGGCTGAGGAGTCGGCCTTCAAGCGCCAGCTCGACCAGTCCAACGAACGCTTCGATGTCGGCCTTTCGGACAAGACCGACGTGCTCCAGTCCCAGGCCAGCTACGACACCGCCCGGGCCAACCGGATCATCGCCGAACGTCAGGTGCAGGATGCCTTCGAGGCACTGATCACCCTGACCAACCGCCAGTACAGCGCCATCCAGGGCGTGGTCCACACCCTGCCGGTACAAGTGCCGACGCCCAACGACGCCAAGGCCTGGGTCGAGACCGCCGGGCGGCAGAACCTCAACCTGCTGGCCACCAACCACGCCGTGGCAGCGGCCGAGGAGACCGTACGCCAGCGCAAGGCCGGCCATGCACCAACACTGGATGCCGTGGCCAAGTACCAGAAGGGCGATAACGACAACCTCGGATTCACCAACCCTTCGCAGAACGGCGTGCGCTACGGCGGTGACGTGGAGCAGACCAGCGTCGGCCTGCAGCTGAACATTCCGATCTACAGCGGCGGGTTGACCAGCTCCCAGGTGCGCGAGGCCTATGCGCGCCTGACCCAGAGCGAGCAGCAGCGCGAAAGCCTGCGCCGTCAGGTGGTAGAGAACACCCGTAACCTGCACCGCGCGGTGAACACCGACGTGGAACAGGTACAGGCGCGCAAGCAGTCGATCATCTCCAACCAGAGCGCCCTGGAAGCCACCGAGATCGGCTACCAGGTCGGCACCCGCAACATCGTCGACGTGCTCGACGCGCAGCGCCAGCTGTACACCTCGGTGCGCGACTACAACAACAGCCGCTACGACTACATACTCGACAACCTGCGCCTCAAGCAGGCGGCCGGCACCCTGAGCCCGCAGGACCTGCAGGACCTGGGGCGGTACTTGAAGGCCGACTACAACCCGGACAAGGATTTCCTGCCGCCGGACCTGGCGGCTGCGGCGGCGAAGAACTTCGAACGCAGGCCGTGACAGGGGGCGCTAAGCGCCCCATCGCTGGCAAGCCAGTTCCCACATGAACAGCGTCGCTTTCTGTGGGCGTTGGTTTGCCAGAGATGGGGCCGTGAAATTCAGGGCCGCTTCCACAGGCGCGCCAACCCATCGAGCAACCGCTGCAACGCCCCCTGGTTGGCCTGCATCACCGCCCTGCCCGCCTCGCCCATGCGCCGCGCATCCTGCGGCAGCTCGACCAAGCGGCGTACCGCCGCGACCAGGCCCTCGGCATCGTCCACCTGCTGCAACGCCCCCGCCTCGCGCAGCATCGCGCTGATCTCGAGGAAGTTGAACACATGCGGCCCCATCAGCACCGGCAGCGCCAGCGCCGCCGGCTCCAACGGGTTGTGCCCGCCCGTGGCGACCAGGCTGCCGCCGACGAAGGCGATATCGGCCAGGGCGTACAGGAACAGCAGTTCGCCCATGGTGTCGCCCAGCAGTACCTGGGCCCGCGCCGTCACGACATCGCCCGTCGAACGACGCACCGTGGAGAACTGGCCGGCGCACAGTTCATGTACCGTCGCGAAACGCTCGGGATGGCGCGGCACCAGCACCAACAGTGCATCGCTGTGTACGTTCAGCAGTTGCCGGTGGGCTTCGAGGATC
This sequence is a window from Pseudomonas maumuensis. Protein-coding genes within it:
- the thiC gene encoding phosphomethylpyrimidine synthase ThiC, whose protein sequence is MSKQEKTISLSESAQVDQQSVQPLPNSRKVYVEGSRPDIRVPMREISLHDTPTDFGGEKNAPVLVYDTSGPYTDPNVIIDVRKGLGDVRSAWIDARGDTERLDGLSSNFGQQRLNDAELAKLRFAHVRNPRRAKAGANVSQMHYARQGIITAEMEYVAIRENMKLQEARAAGLLNQQHAGHSFGASIPKEITPEFVREEIARGRAIIPANINHTELEPMIIGRNFLVKINGNIGNSALGSSIEEEVAKLTWGIRWGSDTVMDLSTGKHIHETREWIIRNSPVPIGTVPIYQALEKVNGVAEDLTWELFRDTLIEQAEQGVDYFTIHAGVLLRYVPLTAKRVTGIVSRGGSIMAKWCLAHHKENFLYTHFDEICEIMKAYDVSFSLGDGLRPGSIADANDAAQFGELETLGELTKIAWKHDVQCMIEGPGHVPMQLIKENMDKQLECCDEAPFYTLGPLTTDIAPGYDHITSGIGAAMIGWFGCAMLCYVTPKEHLGLPNKDDVKTGIITYKIAAHAADLAKGHPGAQIRDNALSKARFEFRWEDQFNLGLDPDTARAFHDETLPKESAKVAHFCSMCGPKFCSMKITQEVREYAAKIETVDVTVEQGMREQAERFRQEGSQLYQKV
- a CDS encoding TolC family outer membrane protein; this translates as MLRKLSLAIAVSCASNGVAWAVDTPTTVKTDLVSVYQEAVDNNADLAAARADYGARREVVPQARAGLLPNLSAGAEMMNTRTKLDEPSVTSNRSGNAWSATLAQPIFRADRWFQLQAAEAVNEQAALELSATEQNLILQSAENYFAVLRAQDNLASTKAEESAFKRQLDQSNERFDVGLSDKTDVLQSQASYDTARANRIIAERQVQDAFEALITLTNRQYSAIQGVVHTLPVQVPTPNDAKAWVETAGRQNLNLLATNHAVAAAEETVRQRKAGHAPTLDAVAKYQKGDNDNLGFTNPSQNGVRYGGDVEQTSVGLQLNIPIYSGGLTSSQVREAYARLTQSEQQRESLRRQVVENTRNLHRAVNTDVEQVQARKQSIISNQSALEATEIGYQVGTRNIVDVLDAQRQLYTSVRDYNNSRYDYILDNLRLKQAAGTLSPQDLQDLGRYLKADYNPDKDFLPPDLAAAAAKNFERRP